One Hypomesus transpacificus isolate Combined female chromosome 6, fHypTra1, whole genome shotgun sequence DNA segment encodes these proteins:
- the ginm1 gene encoding glycoprotein integral membrane protein 1: MAITRTSNCAIFLLCILVLFVDSAPRQLNTENILINVTTGTVDDTQVQESNNLQINLNISVDEEQVLINDIPVELSVVTRMNCQALLLDTTNGTSEFESGDLVSTVTRVMVSQNRLWSDSEEVVALQVFSEVIEMEGRKVQQPEMCEVKILMSPNFEKLAQYTNTYPIGHSEIFRIPRENDVVITDPTNPNKAAEGQLVFQTTSHYPMKQAETTQEEIAAPGKLPETPLRMDPDLLYEDGEEELGHQADQQTTEKSIKESMSSYSAMCRWVEQVRERLRRFWSESLPLFFLVMWVVVIGVVGSAVIVKILDVLFPTCEHKGRFHLNPATLMPEDEKHTLLENIQVQAEAEEEKKP; encoded by the exons ATGGCGATAACACGAACATCAAATTGTGCTATCTTTTTATTATGTATTTTGGTATTATTCGTTGATTCAGCTCCTCGACAGTTGAACACG GAAAACATTCTAATCAATGTGACGACAGGAACCGTAGATGACACTCAAGTGCAGGAGTCAAACAATTTGCAG ATCAATCTGAATATTTCAGTGGATGAAGAACAGGTACTCATTAATGACATACCAGTGGAGTTGTCCGTAGTGACGCGGATGAACTGCCAGGCGCTGCTCT TGGATACCACAAATGGAACCAGTGAATTTGAATCAGGAGATTTAGTCTCTACTGTCACCCGGGTGATGGTGAGCCAGAACCGCTTGTGGAGTGACTCGGAGGAAGTGGTGGCGCTGCAGGTGTTCAGTGAGGTCATCGAGATGGAAGGAAGAAAG GTCCAACAACCAGAGATGTGTGAAGTGAAGATACTGATGAGCCCAAATTTCGAGAAACTTGCTCAGTACACCAACACCTACCCAATTGGACACAGTGAGATCTTTAGGATCCCGAGAGAGAACGATGTGGTCATCACAGATCCAACCAATCCCAACAAAGCCG CTGAGGGTCAGTTGGTCTTCCAGACCACCAGTCACTATCCCATGAAGCAAGCCGAGACCACGCAGGAGGAGATAGCTGCCCCAGGGAAGCTTCCAGAGACCCCCCTGCGCATGGACCCAGACCTGCTGTACGAGGACGGAGAAGAGGAGCTGGGACACCAGGCTGATCAACAGACCACCGAGAAATCCATCAAGGAATCCATGTCCTCCTACAGC GCCATGTGCAGGTGGGTGGAGCAAGTGAGGGAACGCCTGCGACGTTTCTGGTCCGAGtcacttcctctcttcttcctggtCATGTGGGTGGTGGTGATTGGTGTCGTCGGGTCCGCAGTCATCGTCAAGATCCTGGATGTTCTGTTCCCGACATGTGAACACAA GGGAAGATTCCACTTGAATCCCGCCACCCTGATGCCTGAAGATGAAAAACACACCCTGCTAGAGAACATCCAAGTCCAGGCTGaagcagaggaggaaaagaaacCTTGA